From the genome of Hydrogenophilus thermoluteolus, one region includes:
- a CDS encoding OmpH family outer membrane protein, producing MKRRWQQAVMAVAFSLASLSVMAQAKIGFVNSERLIKEAAPAVAAQKRLEKEFEPRDRELKRMAQELQQLQQELDTKGASMSENERQRKERAFAELSREFQRKQREFREDLNQRRNEELVQVLDLANQAIKRVAEKKDLDIVFQDAVYANPRIDITDDVIKALENVR from the coding sequence ATGAAACGTCGTTGGCAGCAAGCCGTAATGGCGGTGGCATTTTCGCTCGCGAGCCTTTCGGTGATGGCGCAAGCCAAAATCGGCTTCGTCAATTCGGAACGCCTGATCAAAGAGGCGGCGCCTGCGGTAGCAGCACAGAAGCGGCTCGAAAAAGAGTTCGAACCGCGCGACCGCGAGCTGAAGCGGATGGCGCAAGAGTTGCAGCAGCTACAACAGGAGCTCGACACCAAAGGCGCGTCGATGAGTGAGAACGAACGGCAACGCAAAGAACGGGCGTTTGCCGAGCTCAGTCGGGAATTCCAGCGCAAACAGCGCGAATTCCGCGAGGATCTCAACCAGCGCCGCAACGAAGAGTTGGTGCAGGTGCTTGATCTCGCGAACCAAGCGATCAAGCGCGTTGCGGAAAAGAAAGATCTCGATATCGTTTTCCAAGACGCGGTTTATGCCAACCCGCGGATCGATATCACGGATGACGTGATCAAAGCGCTGGAAAACGTCCGCTGA
- the bamA gene encoding outer membrane protein assembly factor BamA has translation MSRVSLLLRARSIQRHALVAGALACWALPGWALEPFVVRDIRVEGIQRVEPGTVFSYLPVRIGDRITPELADEAVRRLFETGFFRNVSVERDGDVLVVVVDERPAIGEILFSGMKEFEPDQIKKALRAIGIAEARIYDPALVRQAEQELKRQYLAKGKYAAQVRAEVVPLPRNRVALRFEINEGEVAKIREIKIVGARAFAEDDLLDQFQLTTPGWFTWYTKADQYSREKLSQDLENLRAFYMNQGYLDFRIESANVAISPDKRDIFITIAIHEGKPYRVSGVKLTGEFPVPAEELVERVQLKPGDTYSREKLEQSIQGITERLGEEGYAFANVTPVPQIDREKQTVAFALAVDPGRRMYVRRIEIAGNSKTRDEVIRRELRQLEGEWYNVAKLKKSKERVERLGYFDEVRVDTQPAPEVSDQLDVKVQVKERPTGNLMIGAGFSSAEKLVLSGSISQENFLGTGKSVSLGLDTSKASRTFSLSFTDPYYTIDGVSVGYDLYHRTYDPSNVSSLYVSSYKTKSLGAGIRVGWPIAEEDRINFGLSVDRTEIVTYDTSPQRYIDFCTPGLSEYDCGGILTLAATAGWARDTRDSRLLPTKGIYQRLVGEIDLPPGDVKLWRITAQHQHWFPVTRKTALMLNAEFSYQKAYGGKAVPFYRNFYAGGITTVRGFAASSLGLKDEYGDAYGGTRRLILNAEYFFPMPGSGSDQSFRWSVFVDSGYVWGEEEKMRLQDLRVSAGVGLTWVSPIGPLRFAVAVPVRKDINGVPDKTERFQFQLGAVF, from the coding sequence ATGAGCAGGGTCTCTCTTTTGCTGCGTGCGCGATCGATCCAGCGTCATGCGCTTGTTGCGGGCGCGCTTGCGTGTTGGGCATTGCCCGGTTGGGCGCTGGAGCCGTTCGTCGTCCGCGATATCCGCGTCGAAGGGATTCAGCGTGTCGAGCCGGGTACCGTTTTCAGCTATTTGCCGGTCCGTATCGGTGATCGGATCACGCCCGAGTTGGCCGACGAAGCGGTGCGGCGCCTCTTCGAAACCGGTTTTTTCCGTAACGTCTCCGTCGAACGCGACGGCGACGTCCTGGTCGTCGTCGTCGATGAACGTCCCGCAATCGGTGAAATCCTTTTCAGCGGGATGAAAGAGTTCGAACCGGACCAGATCAAAAAAGCGCTGCGCGCCATTGGGATCGCTGAGGCACGTATCTACGATCCTGCGCTGGTACGGCAGGCGGAACAAGAGTTGAAACGCCAATATCTGGCGAAAGGGAAATACGCCGCGCAAGTGCGCGCGGAAGTGGTCCCGCTTCCCCGGAACCGCGTCGCACTGCGTTTCGAGATCAACGAAGGGGAAGTCGCAAAGATTCGCGAAATCAAGATCGTGGGTGCGCGCGCCTTTGCCGAAGACGATCTCCTCGATCAGTTCCAACTGACGACACCCGGGTGGTTCACCTGGTACACCAAGGCGGATCAATATTCGCGCGAAAAGCTTTCGCAGGATCTCGAAAACCTGCGCGCGTTCTATATGAACCAAGGGTATCTCGATTTTCGTATCGAATCGGCGAACGTCGCGATCTCACCCGACAAGCGCGACATCTTCATCACGATCGCGATCCACGAAGGCAAACCCTACCGGGTGAGCGGCGTCAAGCTCACGGGTGAATTCCCTGTGCCGGCGGAGGAATTGGTCGAGCGGGTGCAGCTCAAACCGGGTGACACCTATTCGCGGGAAAAACTGGAGCAGTCGATTCAGGGAATCACCGAGCGTTTGGGTGAGGAGGGGTATGCGTTCGCCAACGTCACGCCGGTTCCGCAAATCGACCGAGAAAAACAGACCGTGGCCTTTGCCCTTGCCGTTGACCCGGGACGGCGAATGTACGTGCGCCGCATCGAAATCGCTGGCAACAGCAAAACGCGCGATGAGGTGATTCGGCGTGAACTCCGGCAATTGGAAGGGGAATGGTACAACGTCGCGAAACTGAAGAAGTCGAAAGAGCGGGTGGAGCGGTTGGGCTATTTCGACGAGGTGCGCGTCGACACCCAGCCTGCGCCGGAGGTGAGCGACCAGCTCGACGTCAAGGTTCAGGTGAAGGAGCGCCCAACGGGGAACTTGATGATCGGTGCCGGTTTTTCGAGTGCGGAAAAATTGGTTCTCTCAGGTTCGATCTCGCAAGAAAATTTCCTGGGCACAGGCAAATCGGTGTCGCTCGGTCTTGATACCAGTAAAGCAAGCCGCACCTTTTCGCTCTCTTTTACCGATCCCTACTATACGATCGATGGGGTATCCGTCGGCTACGACCTCTATCATCGCACGTACGATCCCTCGAACGTGAGTTCGCTTTACGTTTCGAGCTACAAGACCAAATCGCTCGGCGCGGGGATACGGGTTGGCTGGCCGATTGCCGAAGAGGATCGCATCAACTTCGGCCTTTCGGTCGACCGCACCGAGATCGTCACCTACGACACGAGTCCGCAACGCTACATCGATTTTTGTACCCCCGGCTTGAGCGAATACGATTGTGGGGGGATTTTGACCCTTGCCGCTACCGCAGGTTGGGCACGCGATACGCGCGATTCCCGGTTATTGCCGACCAAGGGGATCTACCAGCGGCTGGTGGGCGAAATTGACCTCCCGCCGGGTGACGTCAAATTGTGGCGGATCACCGCGCAACACCAACACTGGTTCCCGGTGACCCGTAAAACCGCACTGATGCTCAACGCTGAGTTCAGTTACCAGAAAGCGTACGGCGGTAAAGCGGTACCGTTTTACCGCAACTTCTACGCCGGTGGCATTACCACCGTGCGCGGTTTTGCTGCTTCGTCGCTCGGGTTGAAAGACGAATACGGGGACGCGTACGGCGGGACGCGTCGCCTCATCCTCAACGCCGAATACTTCTTCCCGATGCCCGGGAGCGGCAGCGACCAATCGTTCCGTTGGTCGGTCTTCGTCGATTCGGGGTATGTCTGGGGTGAAGAAGAGAAGATGCGTTTGCAGGATTTGCGCGTGAGCGCTGGGGTTGGATTGACCTGGGTGTCGCCGATCGGTCCGTTGCGGTTCGCAGTAGCGGTACCGGTGCGGAAAGACATCAACGGGGTGCCGGACAAAACCGAGCGCTTCCAGTTCCAGTTGGGTGCGGTATTCTAA